A window from Pichia kudriavzevii chromosome 5, complete sequence encodes these proteins:
- a CDS encoding uncharacterized protein (PKUD0E00420), which yields MHRHSTPHIYTSNAPGSGMAMNMNNMNNMNNMNNMNNMNNMNNMNNMNNMNNMNNMNNMNNMNGINGINRMNNMNTINSMNSMNRELDIDMASPPASENTPSKTQSPVVWTSSYAFDESPQPQLKTRSSRFFPSPQMDSTSRDVAYSPSVFNNRRFSPVSRHNSMLSFDPILPSPNSKTKTTTTTTTKTTTSTITATTTNSNPNLNPNTNTNTNTNTSMNANTNTNINVTATPTYSNYYNVLNSQHIPSSHSLQLQPNNTNYSSYSSTPLNNNINNLNNLNNMNNPNNTTFQQLPNLSSLNLINSNFPILNPLRSSFDLDDSNLELNDLSDFNDLSFLLDSHSPSPCPSPSTKKSKNLKPPKVSPIKLSNSTPSKEIIPDSKQIHLTQSPPLLQNQHQHQLPASSPLASPLPSPISSSSTSPASSPIPSPSLPPANLFDDTPPSRSSYNTNSRISHFVNHIITKHDLIYRSFGVTIDPVLPHLTDAILHTVFSPFGHIESVSETLSVTSSSSSLSTSKSTIASSEFKLVMSMSQSQLTAINLNDRKLKLHYTDRSNKQIEITLSIKLLNESKTLSDLLALEQIKENSLTPNESFISNSTFSLSNQLIKNNKLDVSWYPEGFSSTFHRRGINNFMFVRELQSKMIINKTRISNGSLIELGEFRISLPIDEMTTSSSSLANEAQSSKKSYLVNIDLRDLDGKSIQSDSIQTLNKQKFQKRLSVTSPTSTSSPTSSNSHSHTSYTSRGRYKKRPSRGRQRTSRTVHTS from the coding sequence ATGCACAGACACTCCACGCCTCATATATACACATCAAATGCTCCGGGCTCAGGAATGGCCATGAATATGAATAATATGAATAATATGAATAATatgaacaatatgaacaatatgaacaatatgaacaatatgaacaatatgaacaatatgaacaatatgaacaatatgaacaatATGAATAATATGAACGGTATTAACGGTATTAACCGTatgaacaatatgaacACTATTAACAGTATGAACAGTATGAACAGGGAATTGGACATAGACATGGCTTCTCCGCCCGCTTCAGAGAACACGCCGTCAAAGACCCAATCGCCCGTCGTTTGGACGTCTTCTTACGCCTTTGACGAGTCGCCACAACCACAGCTAAAGACTAGATCGTCTAGGTTCTTCCCGTCACCTCAAATGGACTCGACTAGTAGAGACGTTGCCTACTCTCCCTCtgtcttcaacaacagacGCTTCTCCCCAGTATCGAGACACAACTCAATGCTCTCCTTTGATCCAATACTCCCCTCTCCAAActcaaagacaaagacaacaacaacaacaacgacaAAGACAACAACTTCTACTATCACAGCTACAACGACAAATTCTAATCCTAATCTGAACCCAAATACTAATACAAATActaatacaaatacaagCATGAATGCTAataccaacaccaacatcaaCGTCACCGCCACACCTACATACTCCAACTACTACAACGTCTTGAACTCCCAACACATCCCCTCGTCACACTCTCTGCAGTTGCAACCCAATAATACAAACTATTCCTCCTATTCATCCACCCCACTtaacaataacatcaataatttgaataacttAAACAACATGAATAACCCAAACAACACCACCTTTCAACAGCTGCCCAACTTGTCCTCCCTCAACTTGATCAACTCAAATTTCCCCATACTGAACCCCCTTCGTTCCTCCTTCGACTTGGACGACTCAAACTTGGAATTGAACGACCTCTCCGACTTTAACGACTTGTCCTTCTTATTGGATTCTCACTCTCCTTCACCGTGCCCTTCGCCGTCCACTAAGAAATcgaaaaacttgaaaccACCTAAAGTGTCTCCAATCAAActctcaaattcaacaccGTCAAAGGAGATCATACCAGATTCAAAACAGATACACCTCACACAATCCCCGCCTCTAttacaaaatcaacatcaacatcaactaCCAGCTTCTTCTCCTCTGGCATCTCCACTCCCTTCGCCCATTTCAtcctcttcaacttctccaGCATCGTCTCCCATCCCGTCCCCTTCGTTGCCACCTGCAAACTTATTCGACGATACACCCCCCTCCAGATCCTCCTACAACACCAATTCAAGAATATCCCACTTTGTTAACCATATAATCACCAAACATGACCTCATCTACAGGTCTTTTGGAGTGACCATCGATCCAGTCCTCCCGCATCTCACAGACGCCATCTTACACACAGTCTTCAGTCCTTTTGGCCACATAGAATCCGTCTCCGAAACACTCTCCGTcacatcttcttcttcttctttgtctACCTCGAAATCTACGATTGCATCCTCTGAATTTAAACTCGTCATGTCAATGTCACAGTCTCAACTAACCGCAATCAATCTCAATGATAGGAAACTGAAATTGCATTATACCGACCGCTCCAACAAACAAATAGAAATTACACTCTCCATTAAACTGCTAAATGAAAGCAAGACTCTTTCAGATCTACTGGCTTTAGAacaaatcaaggaaaattCCTTAACTCCAAATGAGTCCTTTATTTCAAACTCTACCTTTTCATTGTCAAACCAGCTCATCAAGAATAACAAGTTGGACGTCTCATGGTACCCAGAAGGCTTTAGCTCAACCTTCCACAGAAGAGGgatcaacaacttcatgTTTGTCCGTGAACTACAGAGTAAGATGATCATAAACAAAACTAGAATCTCAAATGGCAGCTTGATCGAGTTGGGCGAATTTAGAATCAGCCTACCAATTGACGAAATGACCacctcttcttcctctttagCCAACGAGGCGCAAAGCTCAAAGAAATCCTACCTTGTTAACATAGATTTGAGAGACCTGGACGGCAAGTCTATCCAATCCGATTCAATACAGACGCTAAACAAACAGAAATTCCAGAAAAGGTTGTCTGTGACATCTCCAACCTCAACTTCGTCTCCCacttcatcaaattcgCATTCTCACACTTCTTATACCTCTCGTGGTAGGTATAAGAAACGCCCATCCAGGGGCAGGCAAAGAACTTCTAGAACCGTACATACATCTTAA
- a CDS encoding uncharacterized protein (PKUD0E00460; similar to Saccharomyces cerevisiae YNL248C (RPA49); ancestral locus Anc_1.112), which produces MGKHSKESIPVVAEPGDAVIASFTNSGTISNDVTFDVFAAKGKKMILHGESKNDELQYDAEELDDSQYLIGIYDSSNKKIKLVPSSKMFSGRVQSNSSLINDAKLVKKLKRKDLSEEGTFVERRNALGEEFGTKKAKKAINDAARNRIDAAMLEDSQLDIVDGIRESTKSIPDRNEMAKMVEKENRVIPKFHEDATNVEDIYPIEEIVPDDILSVFPVDIFFKPIESDEDSDDKKDELLTKLEYLPYVPGKDRGLAHQKKSIFGRLIKSLLSESSNGNINEDLRWKAQLVSFTSMLIGLYFNRRLSKREKLIESFTNLPPARGINYMLALFGDSKRNNFNYDRDIKFYTIGPKEEDKLLCHIIVLLLKLFDYRLELSSLAADLSLKPSRLLTLVRTLGCTVVVANKGDGKENAGSKFATLKVPFKVPEIARRFRR; this is translated from the coding sequence ATGGGTAAACATAGTAAAGAGTCTATTCCTGTAGTTGCTGAGCCTGGGGATGCAGTTATTGCAAGTTTCACCAATTCCGGGACCATTTCGAACGATGTGACCTTTGATGTTTTCGCAGCAAAGGGTAAGAAGATGATACTACATGGAGAATCAAAGAACGATGAACTACAATATGATGCAGAAGAATTAGACGACTCTCAATATCTCATTGGTATTTACGATTCctcaaacaaaaaaataaagttgGTTCCAAGCTCCAAGATGTTCAGCGGACGTGTACAATCAAACAGTTCATTAATTAATGACGCAAAGTTGGTGAAAAAGCTGAAACGTAAAGATCTTAGTGAGGAAGGTACCTTTGTGGAGCGTAGGAATGCGTTGGGTGAAGAGTTTGGTACAAAGAAGGCAAAGAAGGCGATTAACGATGCCGCAAGAAACAGAATTGATGCAGCGATGTTGGAAGATTCACAGCTTGATATAGTTGATGGTATCAGAGAAAGCACCAAGAGTATTCCTGATAGAAATGAAATGGCCAAGATGGTGGAAAAGGAGAACAGAGTCATTCCTAAATTTCACGAAGATGCCACCAACGTTGAAGATATCTATccaattgaggaaattgtACCTGATGATATTCTTTCTGTTTTCCCAGTTGATATCTTCTTTAAACCaattgaaagtgatgaAGACAGTGATGACAAGAAGGATGAGTTATTGACCAAGTTAGAATATTTGCCGTATGTTCCGGGCAAGGATCGTGGATTGGCGCATCAAAAGAAGTCTATTTTCGGACGTTTGATAAAATCACTATTGAGCGAATCTTCAAATGGTAACATCAATGAAGATCTGAGATGGAAAGCACAGTTGGTTTCGTTCACATCGATGTTAATCGGGTTATATTTTAACCGCCGCTTGAgcaaaagagagaaattgattgaatcaTTCACCAACCTACCTCCAGCTAGAGGTATTAATTACATGTTGGCATTGTTTGGAGATTCAAAGAGGAACAACTTCAACTATGACCGTGACATCAAATTCTATACGATCGGGCCTAAGGAGGAAGATAAACTATTATGTCATATCattgttttattgttaAAACTATTTGACTATAGATTGGAATTGTCAAGTTTAGCAGCAGACTTAAGCTTGAAGCCGTCCAGGTTATTGACATTAGTTCGGACCTTAGGTTGtactgttgttgttgcaaatAAAGGTGATGGAAAGGAAAATGCAGGCTCTAAGTTTGCTACTTTGAAAGTCCCATTTAAAGTTCCTGAGATTGCTAGAAGATTTAGGAGATGA
- a CDS encoding uncharacterized protein (PKUD0E00470; similar to Saccharomyces cerevisiae YCR061W; ancestral locus Anc_6.329), with product MKTLHIISSILALATVANAHTHSQEQEQDMQPSRLIPQNVTQTPEPWGHHHLHGVPILDTELSPQQKLYWEAYNTTTYLTLESSHQHLLFSHISLLLLSCFLIYPLLLVFNNINSSYLLPLNYVNVLITTLACILYSVYINNVPELFPNMAYSKLVTGLLFFSIIQTALTTLYSLSKYLSHSNYSKLPGLNIHLDDLNSPNPNSSSPASTLYEDDGDEDARELVDANGNGLNFDINNEDDMDAHFHSSIKTPIVQSPPSTSTQNLLIKKLSSYNSISSFATTFSSLFNILHNISVWGLLVYYFVMLPTGVACLNLMGQSTRIFNLLAHFIKGEVFIIIGIISLARYCGCFAGIGGAWNTAFVDFNHHQDLINPPSNSGIQGVGSGGHNIMNSTFIKLHKLVYGAKNSGLICSFEGIESFLIFFYGSTNIFLEHLASKDGVWTAKDLQHVSIAFMYLGAGLCGLIAEHKLSDWRRSLYSKLTKQSTLNNDASHKLVTPGFSPNPFPVFTIFWTGLLMSKHAQASQLSTDIHVQWGSLLTYGSFFRVFTFLLMSYSPFKESIQCYLPSKPLTELITSFCLICGGLVFMESTDQVIEALAYRGLTPMFTINVSVGVVSLFMAWIMVLFAIKDRLKN from the coding sequence ATGAAGACTCTACATATCATCTCGTCCATCTTAGCTCTAGCTACAGTGGCCAATGCCCACACTCATTCGCAAGAGCAAGAGCAAGACATGCAACCATCCCGTTTAATCCCGCAGAACGTCACCCAAACCCCGGAGCCTTGGGGACATCACCATCTACATGGTGTCCCTATCCTGGACACGGAACTTTCACCTCAGCAGAAGCTCTATTGGGAGGCTTATAACACTACAACTTACCTCACCCTAGAGTCCAGTCACCaacatcttcttttctCCCATATCTCCCTCTTATTACtctcttgttttctcatttaTCCATTACTCTTggttttcaataacatcaattCCTCTTATTTACTCCCCCTTAATTATGTCAATGTCTTAATAACAACGCTGGCATGCATTCTATACTCGGTCTACATCAATAATGTCCCCGAACTCTTCCCCAATATGGCTTATTCAAAGTTGGTGACAGgtttactttttttctcaatcaTTCAAACGGCTCTAACAACCCTTTACTCACTGAGTAAGTATCTCTCCCATTCAAACTACTCGAAACTCCCTGGCTTGAACATCCATTTGGATGATTTGAACTCTCCAAATCCTAATAGCTCTTCCCCAGCTTCAACTCTCTATGAAGATGACGGCGACGAAGATGCCAGAGAATTGGTTGACGCTAATGGAAATGGCCTGAATTTCGATATCaacaatgaagatgatatgGATGCTCATTTTCATTCCTCAATTAAAACCCCAATTGTTCAATCCCctccttcaacttcaactcAAAATCTACTCATTAAAAAGTTATCATCCTATAATTCCATCTCATCCTTTGCTACAACTTTTTCGTCCTTGTTCAACATTCTTCATAATATTTCCGTTTGGGGGTTGCTGGTCTATTATTTTGTCATGCTACCAACAGGAGTGGCATGTTTGAACTTGATGGGCCAATCGACTAGGattttcaatctcttgGCTCATTTTATCAAGGGAGAAGtctttattattattggaATAATCTCATTGGCCAGATATTGCGGCTGCTTTGCAGGTATTGGTGGTGCTTGGAACACCGcctttgttgatttcaatcATCATCAAGATTTGATAAATCCTCCTTCGAATTCGGGTATTCAAGGTGTAGGTTCCGGTGGTCATAACATAATGAATTCtacttttatcaaattaCATAAGTTAGTGTACGGTGCCAAGAATTCGGGATTGATTTGTTCCTTTGAAGGTATTGAATCCTTtttaatatttttctaTGGTTCGACAAACATCTTCTTGGAACATTTGGCCTCCAAGGATGGCGTATGGACGGCAAAAGATTTACAACATGTCTCCATTGCTTTCATGTATTTGGGTGCCGGTTTATGTGGATTAATTGCCGAACATAAACTATCAGATTGGAGAAGATCTTTATACTCCAAACTAACAAAACAGTCAACTTTGAATAATGACGCTTCCCATAAACTGGTAACCCCAGGTTTCTCCCCAAACCCGTTCCCTGTCTTTACCATTTTCTGGACAGGTTTGTTAATGTCCAAGCACGCACAAGCCTCTCAATTATCAACCGATATCCATGTTCAATGGGGATCCCTGCTAACATATGGCTCTTTTTTTAGAGTCTTTACCTTTCTTTTAATGTCTTACTCACCATTCAAAGAATCCATCCAATGTTATTTGCCTTCAAAACCGTTGACAGAATTGATTACATCGTTCTGTCTCATTTGCGGTGGTTTGGTTTTCATGGAATCTACTGATCAAGTCATTGAAGCCTTGGCTTATAGAGGCTTGACTCCAATGTTTACCATCAATGTCTCCGTTGGTGTCGTCAGTCTATTCATGGCATGGATTATGGTGCTTTTTGCCATCAAGGATAGACTGAAAAACTGA
- a CDS encoding uncharacterized protein (PKUD0E00430) yields the protein MNFVRDMNLLNYASRVSNIVDSLDMETKGIHRYLPSERTCSSSLKPYISTLGVWIAGCAGLTSMSSFFLGPLLFGLGYSDTLLYGILGQLIGSLVAAYCSIMGPPSGLRQICSSRYLFGPHFVKVVALVSIIGGLGWSITNNVLGGEILSRLSSNGSLNNGLPLSVGVVIVAVITLLVAIFGIKWILLFEAFMGICFLVVILLLYILSSDKYTLYKHLQTSPSENHLTKVGNRISFFTLAYSTTNTWGTCTSDYYIVFPENVSKIGIFLFTFVAISIPTLFSTIVGMLIGNAAVGDNLWNSIYNEESLGGLLNVVFSKWGKFGKFLLVVLWFSLITNNILNTYSAALNAQLLDTRIYRYIPRWLIVIVIFAITLVCSLLGKDHFSSILSNFLPMLGYWVSIYFILLLEENTFFRSTRLVKLFKGELYGVPLPFPTASSTSSINDCNDTSDGLENRSLVDGSLEKNTNVASSKDTSDIESQCPPNDTHSGNSIPPLATVPSKPFYNFDAWNNPHILTNGYAAAFAFCCGVAGAIVGMNQVYYAGPIARKVGDDYADLGTFLALAFAGVSYPLARFLELYYLGK from the coding sequence ATGAACTTTGTCAGAGACATGAATCTCCTCAATTACGCTAGTAGAGTCTCCAACATTGTCGACTCTCTCGACATGGAAACAAAAGGTATTCATAGGTACCTCCCCTCAGAGAGAACTTGCTCCTCCTCTTTAAAACCCTACATCTCCACACTCGGTGTGTGGATAGCAGGATGTGCTGGTCTTACATCAATgtcctccttcttcttggGACCTCTGCTCTTTGGACTAGGATATAGTGATACATTGCTGTACGGTATCCTCGGTCAACTCATTGGCTCTCTAGTTGCCGCTTATTGCTCCATCATGGGGCCCCCCTCGGGACTTCGCCAAATATGCTCCTCAAGGTACCTCTTTGGCCCACATTTCGTTAAAGTGGTGGCTCTAGTCTCCATAATTGGCGGTCTGGGTTGGAGTATCACAAACAACGTCTTGGGAGGCGAAATCTTATCAAGACTCTCCTCAAACGGCAGCTTGAATAACGGCCTACCGTTGTCTGTAGGGGTAGTCATTGTCGCCGTAATCACCTTACTCGTCGCCATCTTTGGCATAAAATGGATCCTCCTCTTTGAGGCCTTCATGGGGATATGCTTCCTTGTTGTCATTCTACTACTGTACATTCTCTCAAGTGACAAGTACACCCTCTACAAACATTTGCAAACCTCTCCCTCTGAGAACCACTTGACAAAAGTGGGGAACCGTATCTCCTTCTTCACCCTGGcatattcaacaacaaacactTGGGGGACTTGCACGAGCGACTACTACATTGTCTTCCCAGAGAATGTCTCCAAGATTGGcatcttcctcttcacCTTTGTGGCCATCTCCATACCAACCCTCTTTTCCACAATCGTCGGTATGCTGATTGGTAACGCCGCTGTCGGCGACAACCTATGGAACAGCATTTATAACGAAGAGTCCCTGGGGGGACTTCTCAATGTCGTCTTTTCCAAATGGGGGAAATTCGGCAAGTTCCTCTTGGTGGTGCTCTGGTTTTCCCTGATAACAAACAACATCTTGAACACATACTCAGCCGCCCTTAATGCACAGCTCTTGGACACACGCATTTACAGGTACATCCCCCGGTGGCTGattgtcattgtcatcTTCGCCATAACACTAGTTTGCTCTCTACTGGGGAAAGACCATTTCTCCTCAATTCTATCAAACTTCCTTCCAATGCTAGGATATTGGGTGAGCATATACTTTATTCTCTTGTTGGAGGAAAATACCTTCTTCAGATCAACCCGTTTGgtcaaactcttcaaagGAGAATTGTACGGCGTTCCTCTGCCATTTCCAACTGCATCCTCAACTTCATCTATAAACGACTGCAATGATACATCGGATGGCCTCGAGAATAGGTCTCTTGTTGATGGCTCCCTTGAGAAAAACACCAACGTGGCCAGCTCTAAGGATACTTCCGATATAGAATCACAATGCCCCCCAAATGACACTCACTCTGGTAATAGTATCCCACCTCTCGCCACGGTTCCGTCAAAACCCTTCTACAACTTCGACGCTTGGAACAACCCCCACATACTCACCAATGGATATGCAGCTGCATTTGCCTTCTGTTGTGGCGTCGCCGGCGCCATTGTGGGAATGAACCAGGTCTACTATGCCGGTCCAATTGCACGTAAGGTTGGTGACGACTATGCTGACTTGGGCACTTTTCTAGCATTGGCCTTTGCCGGTGTGTCGTATCCACTTGCCAGGTTCCTGGAACTGTATTACCTAGGCAAGTAA
- a CDS encoding uncharacterized protein (PKUD0E00440; similar to Saccharomyces cerevisiae YJR098C; ancestral locus Anc_1.114) produces the protein MALVCYRKDPVFPPFLFFQLGVLYVQIANPVPSSVLSFFPRVYPTMPLQDPDVDHMADGLANTSLGSGNSNDSDDRSVQSYQPSIESSDLRGTREDDEDNDNDQEYKQDHPRNTRRISIQDATSIIGGSDIKRTLSRSTAQGHQHGKFSDHNGIPKTHSQEESNKASTSPNASVSTSASASANYNDNGNDNDNDFTSAINPDTSHGEEETYSNMKERESTKRVFNFSMLFSSEADTIEPELNLIRRQKFAIQNHLSNLHHQINGRHDTFPHVSKTIRRITKYLPFKSSHSSGSKIIKKAAYPKAPLPPSNVKVYWEDIQNDRCFETHEHIRSKLERQESLSTIEEAKYYRDTDHYDDGKMKALRDSIINNAVPMQLTKSIGHKFSSLTSPTTTNNQVMESNQIPQPQERTQLSLSKSNTINSSILDDNSKLLSSRAMSPAHNNSLLKDSDPEMEIYDQLDGDVLVLGGYRGSILRDSHTHQRAWIPVIKAGLNIRKINLQIGPHEEDELNELNSRQVIENHILDPSDPRYPKVYPDGMLTHIGPVDISKKLIKRLNLNPRVHARDWGYDWRLSPELTARQLHDEIEQIVENQKDGDKKGVILIAHSMGGIVAHGAMVLNPKLVRGIIYAGTPMPCCNVLGPLRFSDSILLNKEILSNEVNFFIRSSFVFLPPSWGGEDEDGKNGGMCLFRDLETGKRIKVDFWDPWNWVEFNLNPLVSSVRLKNDVKHGIIKVNEIKDLQLRQEIDQMLKKIKIDPETELIVQDEISKLSHPTVSWIDSYTYLKRTLSKTKKFLKSFERDPSIKYPPLAQVFSNSVPSIKYSLVNGLESIKRGEYYRFFYGPGDGIVYSGWTFPRDINRHRLSGEDKPYQDGVDPIPDVPNWRAREYGYGEKYAFDLCGRFKGTCGHIGLLADLKLVGQALKAIRDEELKRSQTI, from the coding sequence atggcaCTTGTTTGCTACCGAAAAGATCCCGTTTTCCCACCtttcttgtttttccaACTAGGGGTGTTATATGTACAAATTGCCAATCCAGTTCCTTCCTCTGTCCTTTCCTTCTTTCCAAGAGTATACCCAACAATGCCTCTACAGGACCCCGATGTGGACCATATGGCGGACGGTCTGGCCAACACTAGTCTGGGATCCGGCAATTCAAACGACTCAGATGACAGATCTGTCCAATCTTATCAACCGTCAATTGAATCTTCGGATTTAAGAGGCACTCGTGAAGACGACGAGGACAACGATAATGACCAAGAGTACAAACAGGATCATCCAAGGAACACAAGACGGATCTCCATCCAAGATGCAACATCCATTATTGGTGGCTCGGATATCAAGAGAACATTATCAAGAAGCACTGCCCAGGGCCATCAACATGGGAAATTCTCGGATCACAACGGAATACCGAAAACTCACAGCCAAGAGGAAAGTAATAAGGCAAGTACCAGTCCTAATGCAAGTGTAAGTACAAGTGCAAGTGCAAGTGCAAATTACAATGACAATGGCAACGATAATGACAATGATTTTACGAGTGCCATTAACCCAGATACTAGCCATGGAGAGGAAGAGACATACTCAAATATGAAGGAGAGAGAATCCACAAAGAGGGttttcaacttctccaTGCTTTTCTCCTCTGAGGCAGATACCATTGAACCTGAATTGAACCTCATCCGGCGCCAAAAATTTGCAATCCAAAATCACCTTTCAAACTTacatcatcaaatcaaCGGCAGACATGATACTTTCCCACATGTCTCCAAGACTATCAGGAGAATCACTAAATATTTACCATTCAAGTCCTCACATTCCTCTGGCtccaaaatcatcaagaaGGCTGCATATCCTAAAGCCCCATTACCACCATCCAACGTGAAGGTCTATTGGGAAGATATCCAAAACGACCGATGTTTCGAAACACACGAACATATTAGATCCAAATTGGAACGACAAGAATCTCTGAGTACAATTGAAGAGGCAAAGTATTACAGAGATACTGACCACTATGATGATGGTAAAATGAAGGCCCTAAGGGACTCGATAATCAATAATGCAGTCCCCATGCAGTTGACTAAGTCGATTGGTCATAAATTCTCGAGCCTAACTTCACCTACAACGACAAATAACCAAGTGATGGAATCAAACCAAATCCCTCAACCTCAAGAACGTACACAGTTGAGtctatcaaaatcaaatacaatCAATTCCAGTATTCTCGACGATAACTCCAAGTTACTCTCTTCTAGAGCAATGTCACCAGCTCATAATAATTCTCTGTTGAAAGATAGTGATCCAGAGATGGAAATTTACGACCAATTGGATGGTGATGTTCTAGTGCTGGGTGGTTATAGAGGCTCGATTCTAAGAGACTCTCACACACACCAGAGGGCTTGGATTCCAGTCATTAAGGCCGGTCTTAATATACGTAAAATCAACCTACAGATTGGTCCCCATGAGGAGGATGAATTGAATGAATTAAACTCTCGtcaagttattgaaaaccaTATACTTGATCCGTCGGATCCAAGGTACCCAAAAGTATACCCCGACGGAATGCTAACTCATATTGGGCCTGTTGATATATCCAAGAAGTTGATCAAGAGGCTTAACTTGAATCCCAGAGTCCACGCTAGAGATTGGGGTTATGATTGGCGACTATCTCCTGAATTGACAGCCCGTCAACTGCATGACGAGATTGAACAGATTGtggaaaatcaaaaggatGGTGACAAGAAAGGTGTTATACTAATTGCCCACTCAATGGGCGGAATCGTTGCACATGGTGCAATGGTCTTGAATCCAAAACTGGTTAGAGGTATAATTTATGCAGGTACACCCATGCCCTGCTGTAATGTCTTGGGTCCTTTAAGATTCAGTGATTCGATCTTGttaaacaaagaaatcttatcaaatgaggtcaatttctttattagaAGTAGTTTTGTCTTTTTACCACCAAGCTGGGGTGGtgaggatgaagatggtAAAAATGGTGGCATGTGTTTATTCAGAGACCTAGAAACCGGAAAGAGGATCAAAGTGGACTTCTGGGATCCCTGGAACTGGGTTGAATTCAACTTGAATCCCCTAGTTTCAAGTGTTCGATTGAAAAACGACGTTAAACATGGTATTATAAAAgtcaatgaaatcaaagatttacAATTACGGcaagaaattgatcaaatgttgaaaaaaatcaaaattgatcCTGAAACTGAACTGATTGTACAGGACGAAATCTCGAAACTATCGCATCCAACAGTTTCGTGGATAGACTCTTATActtatttgaaaaggaCATTATCTAAAACGAAAAAGTTCTTAAAGAGTTTTGAGCGTGACCCAAGCATAAAATACCCTCCATTGGCCCaggttttttcaaatagcGTTCCTAGCATAAAATATTCATTGGTTAATGGTTTAGAAAGTATCAAACGTGGTGAATATTATAGGTTCTTCTACGGACCTGGTGATGGTATAGTCTATTCGGGCTGGACTTTCCCGCGTGATATTAACCGCCATCGTTTATCTGGTGAAGATAAACCATATCAAGATGGTGTCGATCCGATTCCTGATGTACCTAATTGGAGGGCAAGAGAATACGGTTATGGTGAAAAATACGCCTTTGATTTGTGTGGCAGATTTAAAGGAACCTGTGGACATATTGGTTTGTTAGCCGATTTGAAGCTCGTTGGACAGGCCTTGAAAGCTATACGGGATGAAGAACTCAAGAGGTCCCAAACGATCTAA
- a CDS encoding uncharacterized protein (PKUD0E00450; similar to Saccharomyces cerevisiae YJR097W (JJJ3); ancestral locus Anc_1.113), with the protein MTLHANHVSFYEILGVSKDAERDSIKTAYHRLLLTNHPDKSNPNANTYSIPVIQQAYRTLINDDERIAYDKQLHDYYIKLGLVDSMGIDTDGIDHFDLSEFVEDGERFVHDCPRCQCHEGFQVGEQDLENGVFENNKDNEEDEHGTYRILLQCSSCSLWLCVDYSIQ; encoded by the coding sequence ATGACACTGCACGCAAACCACGTTTCGTTTTATGAAATACTTGGAGTATCAAAGGATGCAGAGAGAGATAGCATAAAGACAGCATACCATAGGTTACTCCTGACAAACCACCCCGACAAGTCTAACCCGAACGCAAACACCTACTCAATTCCCGTAATCCAGCAAGCCTATCGTACACTAATAAATGACGATGAGAGGATTGCATATGACAAACAACTACATGACTACTATATCAAGCTAGGGCTAGTCGACAGCATGGGAATTGACACTGATGGAATCGATCATTTTGACTTGTCTGAATTCGTGGAAGATGGAGAGAGATTTGTCCACGATTGCCCACGTTGCCAGTGCCATGAAGGTTTCCAGGTTGGGGAACAAGACCTGGAGAATGGtgtctttgaaaataataaggATAAcgaagaagatgaacaCGGAACGTATAGAATTCTACTCCAATGTTCTTCATGTAGCCTGTGGCTTTGTGTTGATTACTCGATACAATAG